The Rhodothermales bacterium genome includes a window with the following:
- a CDS encoding alpha/beta hydrolase-fold protein — MKAMFLLTLILAFALLAPRHTFAQEAGAAPPAGPRPFGGPIVLHEDDVAAFPEPPAGFDAVREDIPRGATEMIEYASNTVGTTRKMLVYTPPGYSADQTYPVLYLLHGIGGDETEWERFATPGILLDNLIADGLAQPMIIVMPNGRAQPNDRAEGNVFASAPAFAVFERDLLDDVIPAIESRYSASTAREDRALAGLSMGGGQTLNFGLAHLDTFAWLGAFSSAPNTKPPSELIPDPEAVKTQLKFFMLSCGNQDSLINISQGLHAYLKEHDVPHVWHVDGNAHDPPHWKNSLYSFVQVLFK; from the coding sequence ATGAAAGCCATGTTCCTGTTGACGCTGATCCTGGCCTTCGCCCTTCTGGCCCCACGCCACACCTTCGCGCAGGAAGCCGGCGCTGCGCCTCCGGCCGGGCCGCGTCCGTTTGGCGGACCGATTGTTTTACACGAGGATGACGTCGCCGCCTTCCCCGAGCCGCCCGCCGGCTTCGATGCCGTGCGCGAGGATATCCCGCGTGGCGCGACGGAGATGATCGAATATGCCTCCAACACCGTCGGCACGACGCGTAAGATGTTGGTGTACACGCCTCCGGGGTATTCGGCGGACCAAACGTATCCGGTGTTGTACCTGCTCCATGGCATCGGCGGTGACGAAACCGAATGGGAGCGATTCGCGACGCCGGGCATCCTGCTGGACAACCTCATCGCCGACGGCCTTGCGCAGCCGATGATTATCGTGATGCCGAACGGTCGTGCGCAGCCAAACGACCGCGCCGAGGGCAATGTGTTTGCGTCCGCGCCGGCGTTCGCCGTGTTCGAGCGCGATCTGTTAGACGACGTGATCCCGGCTATCGAGTCGCGCTACAGCGCCTCAACCGCCCGGGAGGACCGCGCCCTGGCCGGCCTATCGATGGGCGGGGGGCAGACGTTGAATTTCGGGCTGGCGCATCTGGACACCTTCGCCTGGCTCGGCGCTTTTTCGTCGGCCCCCAACACGAAGCCGCCGTCGGAGCTGATCCCGGACCCGGAAGCGGTCAAAACGCAGCTGAAGTTCTTCATGCTCTCTTGTGGCAATCAAGACAGTCTGATCAACATCAGCCAGGGTTTGCACGCCTACCTGAAGGAGCACGATGTGCCCCACGTTTGGCATGTCGACGGTAACGCGCACGATCCCCCGCACTGGAAGAATAGCCTGTATTCTTTTGTGCAGGTGCTGTTCAAGTGA
- a CDS encoding c-type cytochrome, producing the protein MKGFSHVVFVGALFLGMAVPATAQNAAAPSPWTPDYPLWAMLWNPDFPREPTNEQPYHAPNSSETFTMKHTRNLFFSPDWHPENHPSLPDVVANGRQPEVWACGSCHRAEGSGGPENAPIAGLPAAYIVQQMVDFKSGARMFSAPQRKPIHDMTQIGRAITDAEIQEAAAYFAALKLEPILTVVEADTIPKTVIAGLIYAKDPAGGTEPLGDRIVEMPNDLKQFEMRDSWSTFTVYVPVGSIAKGRALVYSGGANGKAPCTVCHGPDLKGLGPIPGIAGRSPSYLMRQLMDFQLGARAGSWSPLMKPQVEPLTIDDMTNLVAYLASLAP; encoded by the coding sequence ATGAAAGGGTTCTCACATGTTGTGTTTGTAGGGGCATTGTTTCTTGGTATGGCCGTGCCAGCCACCGCGCAGAACGCCGCCGCCCCGTCGCCCTGGACGCCTGATTATCCCCTCTGGGCGATGCTGTGGAACCCTGATTTCCCGCGTGAACCGACCAACGAGCAGCCCTACCACGCGCCGAACAGTTCCGAGACGTTCACGATGAAACACACACGGAATCTGTTTTTTTCGCCGGACTGGCACCCCGAGAATCACCCGTCGCTTCCAGACGTGGTGGCGAACGGCCGGCAACCCGAGGTGTGGGCCTGTGGCTCGTGCCACCGCGCCGAAGGCTCGGGCGGCCCGGAGAATGCGCCGATCGCGGGCCTTCCGGCCGCGTACATCGTCCAGCAAATGGTCGACTTCAAGAGCGGCGCCCGGATGTTCTCGGCGCCGCAGCGGAAGCCCATCCATGACATGACCCAGATCGGCCGGGCCATCACCGATGCCGAGATCCAGGAGGCGGCGGCGTATTTCGCGGCGCTAAAGCTCGAACCCATCCTCACGGTCGTTGAAGCCGACACGATCCCGAAAACGGTAATCGCCGGCTTGATTTACGCGAAGGACCCCGCCGGCGGCACCGAGCCGCTCGGCGACCGCATCGTCGAAATGCCGAACGACCTGAAGCAGTTCGAGATGCGCGACTCGTGGTCGACCTTCACCGTCTATGTGCCGGTCGGCAGCATCGCGAAGGGGAGGGCCCTGGTGTATTCCGGCGGCGCTAACGGGAAAGCCCCATGCACCGTCTGCCACGGCCCCGATCTAAAGGGCCTCGGGCCCATCCCGGGCATTGCCGGCCGGTCGCCGAGTTACCTCATGCGGCAGCTCATGGATTTTCAGCTCGGCGCCCGGGCCGGCA